The Castanea sativa cultivar Marrone di Chiusa Pesio chromosome 11, ASM4071231v1 genome contains a region encoding:
- the LOC142617798 gene encoding E3 ubiquitin-protein ligase makorin-like isoform X2 encodes MIGRILHITPEEREEHLKSCEKKQKHLRACPICCKLSYFVIPSVIWYSSKEEKQDIVDSYKAKLKSIDCKHFDFGNGNCPFGSSCFYKHKVKPGSNTWRHHRPPP; translated from the exons ATGATTGGAAGGATCCTCCACATAAC ACCTGAGGAAAGAGAGGAGCATTTgaaatcatgtgagaaaaaGCAAAAGCACTTGAGGGCATGCCCAATTTGTTGTAAGTTATCATACTTTGTTATTCCAAGTGTCATTTGGTATTCTTCGAAGGAAGAGAAGCAGGACATTGTTGATAGCTACAAGGCAAAGCTCAA GTCCATTGATTGCAAGCACTTTGATTTTGGGAATGGAAACTGCCCATTTGGGAGTAGTTGCTTTTATAAG CATAAGGTCAAGCCAGGCTCAAACACTTGGAGACATCACAGGCCCCCTCCATGA
- the LOC142617798 gene encoding E3 ubiquitin-protein ligase makorin-like isoform X1, with protein MIGRILHITPEEREEHLKSCEKKQKHLRACPICCKLSYFVIPSVIWYSSKEEKQDIVDSYKAKLKSIDCKHFDFGNGNCPFGSSCFYKHTYRDGRLEEVVLCHLGSEDGEIVIANNIRLSEFLGNMHIR; from the exons ATGATTGGAAGGATCCTCCACATAAC ACCTGAGGAAAGAGAGGAGCATTTgaaatcatgtgagaaaaaGCAAAAGCACTTGAGGGCATGCCCAATTTGTTGTAAGTTATCATACTTTGTTATTCCAAGTGTCATTTGGTATTCTTCGAAGGAAGAGAAGCAGGACATTGTTGATAGCTACAAGGCAAAGCTCAA GTCCATTGATTGCAAGCACTTTGATTTTGGGAATGGAAACTGCCCATTTGGGAGTAGTTGCTTTTATAAG CATACATATCGAGATGGCCGTCTAGAGGAGGTAGTTCTATGTCATCTTGGGTCTGAAGATGGAGAAATTGTGATAGCTAACAATATTAG GCTGTCAGAGTTCCTTGGTAACATGCATATAAGGTGA